TGAGTATCCTTATTCGGGGTTGTGGAATGTTAGAGAAAAAGAAAGCCGATAATAAAAATCAATTTGGGAAGTCCATCTTTTCCTGGTTTCAGGAAAGATGGACTTTTTTTTACCAAAAATCATTGTCTATGGTCACTTTTAAAAGAGTTATTAAAACGTATTGCAACCCAACAATAGAAGAATAGACCTTCATGCTGCCTAGCAACACCAGATGAGGGTGAAAATACTTACCCAGGAATCGTTTCCCCCTTTAGCGAAGGGGATTAGGGGGATTTGAATTTTTTCCTGCTCCGTCGTTACGAGGAGCGTCCTATGCGACGTGGCAATCTCATTTAGTATTATTTTATAATGATGAAAAAATGAGATCCTCACTTGGGTAAACACCGTTTAGGATGACGGTAACGTAAAACGATGTTATATTTTCAGGATGGATTTTTGAAGCTTACCTCTCCCTTGGTACATTGGAGGGAAGCAGTGGTTAGAGTGAGAGGAGCAAAAAGACGAAAAGATGAAGTCCTTATACGGAAAGATACCGATCCGGATGACGACGCTTTTTCACTCCTCATTGCTCGCTCGTCACTCATCTTGATATTAAAAGGAAAGAAGGGGGTCAATGGGGAGTGAAATGGAAACATAAACACTTATTGGGTATTGATCAATTGAGCGGTGAAGAAATTAGATTTCTTCTTGAGAAAGGAAATCAATACCGCGAGTGGTTAGAACAATCTCCAAAAAAGTTAACGCGATTATCAGGCTATTATCTTATTAACCTATTTTTTGAAGCGAGCACTCGAACTCGGGTATCTTTCGAAATGGCTGGAAAACTTTTGGGGATGGAGGTGGTAAACTTTACCAATGAATTGAGCAGTTTAAATAAGGGTGAGAGCTTCCGTGATACAGTGCGAACTCTAGCGCGGATGAAAGTGGATGCTTTGGTTATTCGCCATCGATCCAGTGGGATTCCCCTTTATATATCCCAGTTTCTTCCTTTTCATATAATCAATGCTGGTGATGGCATGAGGGAACATCCTACTCAAGCCCTTCTTGATTTGCTCACCATGAAAAGAGATGGAATAGATTTTACCCGAAATACTGTAGCCATTATTGGAGACATTCTCCATAGCCGAGTTGCCCGTTCGTTGAGTATAGGACTCAAAAAATTAGGAAGTCAGGTCATTTTTTCCGGTCCGCCAACCCTCATCCCAAAGGGTATTGAAGTATTGGAAGGCCAAGTTGTTTATCCGGTAGAAGAAGCGATCCGACAAGCCGACGTGGTTTATTTACTTCGCATCCAAAAAGAACGTCAGGAAGCGGGATTTTTCCCCAGTGCCAAGGAGTATGCCAGTTTCTTTGGTCTGAAAGAAAAACCGAAGGGTCCTGATGGCCGTTGGAAAAAAATTATGCATCCTGGCCCGGTCAATCGAGGGTTGGAAATCGATTCATCTTTGGTTGAAAAGGAGAATTCCCTGATTGAAGAGCAGGTAAGTTGTGGATTAGCCATCCGTATGGCGGTTTTAGAAACTCTTATCTTGGGGGGGCAAACGGATGAATAAGGTATTGATAAAAAATGGCACTTTAATTCTTCCCCAAAGCAATCGAACCATAGAAGCCGATGTATTAATCGATGATGGAGTGATCGTTCAGATTGAACCGGGGATCAATGATGGAAAAGCTGAAAGAATCAATGCTAGCGGATATTTGGTAGGTCCGGGTTTTATTAATCTTCACGTTCATTTTCGCGAACCTGGGGAAGAAAAAAAAGAAGATCTTTTTTCTGGTTCTCGAGCAGCGGTAAAAGGTGGGTTTACCTCCGTTTTATGTATGCCCAATACTCGTCCTCCCATTGATTCACCCTTATTGATTTCCTACCTTCTCAGTCGAGCTCGTGAGGTTGGTTTGGTCAATGTTTTTTCGGCTGCCACAATCAGTTTGGGATTAGAAGGAAAGGCCATGACCGATCTGGGGCTGCTGATGAATGCCGGGGCAAAAGTATTAAGCGATGATGGAAAATGCGTTAAAGACAGCCGGTTGCTTTATCTGCTTATGACTTACTCACGATATTTTCATTTACCTATTATTCTCCATGAAGAAGATATTGACATAGCTGGAGAAGGTCAAGTCAACGAGGGAAGTATGGCAGTGAAAATGGGATACCGGTCTTTACCAAAAGTTGCGGAAGATTCAATGATAGCCAGAGATTTAGTCCTAGCCCATTCTACTGGAGCCACGGTTCACTTTACCCATTTGTCAACAGCATTGAGTGTCAAACTAATTGAATGGTTTCAAAACCAAGGAGCCAAAGTGACCGCCGATGTTACTCCCCATCATCTGCTACTTGATGATCAAAGTATTATCCAATATGGAAGTCGAGCCAAAGTGAAGCCACCTCTCCGGGATCAAACTGATATCGTTGCCCTGAAAGAAGGAATTCAGCGAGGAGTTATTGGGATTTTAGCATCCGATCATGCTCCACATACCAATGAGGATAAAGAGGGCGATTTTAATGAAGCTGCATTTGGTATTTCCAACTTGGAAATTACAGTCCCACTTTATGTGAAGGCGTTGATTGATGATCAATCAATAAGCTGGCTTGATTTTTGGAAACTACTCAGCTTCAATCCGGCTCAATTTTTAGGATTAACCAAAAAAGGAAGTTTAGAAATTGGTATGGATGCGGATATAGCCATCATTGACCCAGAAACCCACCATGAGGTAAAGGTGAATGAATTTGTTTCAAAAGGAAAAAATTGTCCTTTTGATGGATGGCAATTAAAAGGATGGCCGGTGACAACGATAGTAAATGGTAAAATATTGATGCGACATTCGAAATTGGAAGCTTAGAGTCTAAGAAAGATAGTAAAGGAGAACCGAAGGGTATGAATTTTGCTGATCGAATTAGCCGCTGTATTCAAGAGTTTGGTCCCTTGGTGGTTGGATTAGATCCCCATATCGAATATCTTCCCCGGTTTATCCTCGAGCAAGAATTCAAAGAAAAAGGAAAAACCTGGGAAGCCTTGGCTCGTGCAGTCACTCTAACTAATCAAAAAATATTGGACGCACTTCATGACGCAGTGGGTATGATAAAAATTCAGATGGCTTTTTATGAGATGTTGGGAATTCCAGGGATGTTGGCGCTCAAGTCAACCATCGAATATGCCCAAAATTTGGGATATATCGTCATTTTAGATGGAAAGCGCAATGATATCAGTAGTACTGCACTCGCCTATGCACAGGGATATCTCTCATCGGTTTCCTTTCCCGGTGGCCAATTAGAATCTTTTTGGAAGGTAGATGCTTTAACGATAAATCCCTATTTGGGAGAAGATGGCTTGATTCCTTTTATAGGAGAGGCAGATAAAGCAGACAGGGGTATTTTCGTGTTGTGTCGAACCTCGAATAAAAGCGCACCCACCCTACAGGACGTTGATGGTCCGGATAAAGTCTATATTAAGGTGGCTAAGATGGTTGAAACCTTGGGAGAAAAAATGATCGGTGAATCAGGATTCAGTTCTATTGGGATCGTCGTTGGAGCAACTTATCCTGATGACCTGAAATATCTTCGAACCAATTTTCCTTCGTTGCTGTTTTTAATTCCTGGAGTAGGAACTCAAAAAGGTGATATAAAATCGTTGGCCAATGCTTTTCGTGACGATGGTTTAGGTGCAATTATTAACGTGTCTCGCAATGTGATTTTTGCTTATCGGGAAGATTTGAACAATGTATCCGGGGAGGGATTTGAGAAAAAAGCTCGAGAAAAAGCAGTATATTATCAAGAAAGATTTTGGGAATTTATTCGATGAAAAAAGCCAAAATTGTCAAGAAAAAATTCCTTGGAACATCATTTGTAGAATTGTGGTTAGAAGAAAACGATATTGCTCGCCTTGCTTGTCCGGGACAATTCGTAATGATTTCTGCTGGTTCAACCTATGATCCTTTTTTAAAAAGACCGCTCGGAATTTTATCTTGTCAAGAAAACTACTTTGGTTTGCTTTTTGATATTGTTGGCCGAGGGACCAAAATTTTATCTCAACTTGAGATTGGAGACCAGGTCGATCTGCTTGGGCCTCTGGGAAATGGTTTTTCGCTAAACCCCAAAGAAGCTCTTTTAATCGGTGGAGGTCGGGGATTAGTTCCTCTTTATTTTTTAGCCCAAATTTTTACTTCCAAAAAAATTCCCTTTCAGTTTTTCTTCGGCATTCGTAATCAGGAAGAAAAAGTCCTTATTGATTATCTCTCCGAGCTCTCTATCCCTATGGTATTAAGTTGTCAAGAGCAATTATCTAATTATTATTGTGGAACAGTTTTGGATGCTTTTGAGGATTGGCTCCATCATCATTCTCAATCAAAACCTGCTCAAAAAATTTATGCTTGTGGACCACAGGGGATGTTTCAGGCTTTAAGCAAAATGGAAGACATTATCCCTAATCAAATTGAAGTTTCTCTCGAATCACGTATGGGATGCGGATACGGTGTTTGTCTAAGTTGTGCAGTGAAAAAGAAAGGGCTTCCTGGGTATTTTCATGTTTGTAAAGATGGTCCGGTATTTCGATTAGGAGAAATTGAACTATGAATCTCCAAGTCCATTTAGGAAATTTAACCCTATCCAATCCAGTAATTTTGGCTTCAGGAACAGCTGGGTATGGGCGAGAAATTGCTCCTTATTTAGACCTGGATCGTATTGGAGCTTTAACTCTCAAAGGAATAAGCTCAACTCCTTGGGTGGGGAATCCGCCACCTCGTATTCATGAAACTTATGCAGGAATAATGAACTCAATTGGTTTAGAAAACAAGGGATTCGACCGCTTTCTTCGGGAAGATCTTCCTTTCTTAGAAAATTTTCAAACCAGGATTATTGCTAATATTTGGGGAAAAACCATTGAAGAATATTCTGATATTGCCAAAAAGATGAATGGATTAGAACGAATTGATGCTATTGAGGTGAATGTTTCTTGTCCTAATATCGAGCAGAGTGGAGAAAGCTTTTCTTGTAATAGTCAAATCTTATGCCAACTCATTCAGAACTTGCGGCAGAAAATTCAAAAACCCCTCATTTTTAAATTAGGACCCAATACCGATGACCTGGATAATGTCCTTCTTTTTATGGAAAAAGAAGGTGTAGATATATTGAGTATTACCAATACCTACCCAGCATTAGCTGTTGATGTTGAAAATCAGAGCTTTATTTTTTCCAGAAAAACAGCAGGATTATCCGGTCCGGCGATTAAACCGTTGGCGCTTAAATTGGTCTATGATGTTATACAAAAAACCCGACTTCCGATCATCGGAATGGGTGGTATAATGAAGGCGGAAGATGCCCTTGAATATCTCCTTATTGGGGCTCAAGCAGTAGCCTTGGGATCGGTAAATCTCGTCGATCCTTCGGCTGCCGTTCAAATCATAGATGGTATCGAAGCTTACCTGATTCAAAAAAATATCTTTGACATAAATGATTTAATTGGGAAAGTGAGGGAGGTTTGGCGATGAGAGAGCAAGAAATCCTTCAGTTATTTCGCGAGGCTGGAGCTTTTATGGAAGGTCATTTTCTTCTCACCTCCGGTTTACATAGCCCCTTTTATATAGAAAAATTCAAATTACTGCAACGGCCAAAATACGTTGAATTATTGGCTGGGGAACTCATCGAACGCTTTTCAGGAGCATCACCAGATGTTGTTGTGGGTCCAGCTATTGGAGGCATTATTCTTGCTTATGAAGTCGCACGACAATTAGGGATACGAATGGCTTTTACTGAAAGAGAAAATGGAAAGATGAAGTTTCGGCGGGATTTTGTTCTTGAAAAAAATAATTCAGTTCTCGTTGTAGAAGATGTGGTTACCACCGGTTCTTCTGCTCAAGAAGTGATTGATGTAGTAGAAGAAACCGGAGCAAAGATTATTGGAGTGGGGATATTGGTTGATCGAAGCGGAGGTAAAATTCAATTCAAATACCCCTTTCACCCACTATTGCAAATGGAAGTTATGACCTATTCGCCCGATGAGTGTCCTCTCTGCCAAGAACATATTGAACTCCAAAAACGAGGAAGCCGAAATTTATCAGCAAATCCCTGATTTAAGGTAAAGACTTGTTTTGAAGGAGAAAAACCAGTAATGCCCGTTTTAAAAACACTATTGGATAACGAGTTTGATCTTTTTGAACCCATTCACTTAGCCCAAAATTTAGTTCGTATTTCCAGTGTTTCTCGAACCCGAGGGGAATCGGATCTAGCTCGTTATATCGCCAATTATCTTATCGATCACCAAATTCGAGTGGAATGGCAAGAAGTCGAAGAAGGTCGAGCCAATATAATTGCTGAAATTGATGGAGGGAGGGGAGAAGGTCCTTGCCTTTTGCTAAACGGACATTTAGATACGGTTCCGGTTGGAACTGGTTGGACTATGCCACCCTTGGGTGGCCAAGTGATTGATAATTACCTTTATGGCCGAGGGTCCTGTGATATGAAGGGATCGCTTGCTGCCATGATGTATACAGCAAAAATTGTTTCCCTTTTTACTCCCAATCTGTTTGGAAAATTAAAATTGGTTTTTGTTGTTGATGAAGAACAAGATAATCTTGGAATAAAGAAATGGATAGAGATCTGGCAAAAAAATTGGGAACCAATTGATTTTGCAGTGGTTGGTGAACCAACCGGCTTGAATATTAGCTTAGGGCATCGGGGAGTTGCCGCTTTTCGAGTAACCATCAAAGGAAAATCTTGCCATGCTGGAATCGCTCATCGAGGAATAAACGCTATTTATATAGCCTCAGAGATTCTGCAATTTATTAAAGAAAAGCAAAATGAGTTCGACCAGTATGAAGATGAGGATATTGGCAAGCCGGCTCTCAGTGTTGGAAAAATCCAAGGTGGGACATCACCAAACGTCGTTCCGGATCTGTGTTATTTTGAAGTAGATGTCAGAACCGTTCCCGGTTTGTCCCTTCATGATATAGAATCTCTTATTTGTGATTCAGTTAAAAAAGTGTTTGAAATCCATGACCTCCCACCAACTTTTGAAATTGAACAGTCGATCCCCCATCTTCCGCCAGTTAAGATTCCTCGTGATGTTCCAGGGATTGACATACTCAGCCGTTCAATTTCAGATATTCCTGGGGAAATGCCAATTTTTGCTCCCTTTCCAGCTTCCTGTGAAGCAGCTTTTTTGGATCAGGTTGATATACCAACCGTCATTTTTGGACCAGGACGAATTGAGGAAGCTCATACTGCCAATGAGTTTGTTTCAATTACCCAAATTGTTGCTGCCTCACGAATCTATTCCCTTCTTGCGTTACGGTTTTTGGGTGGAGAATGAATCTAAAACGCTTTTCATGGCTTTTGGTTTTTTTGCTTCTTTTTTTAATCAGTTCCTTCGCCCTTCCTTGGAAAGTTGAGAGTCCAGAACAAATAAGTCTCCAAGTATTAGGCGAAAAAAAGACTGTTCCTATCGAAATTAAAAATTTTTGGGGTTTCTCTCCCTGGATACAAAGGTTTCAGGTTAAAATGGTTGATAGTGATTTGATAAATGTTGACCAGGTATCCGATCAAGTGCAGCTTTCTCCGAAGCTGCTTGAGGGAAAAACTGAGTTAATGATCCGGTCCTTTCCGGTGATCAAGTATCTTACCGTTGAGGTCAACCCCTATTTAGAAGATTTAGATAAAGACGGCTTTCCCGATGTAGCAGAATTAAAAATTGAATCCGACCGTCAGCTTTTTCGTGATTTGTTTGTCAATATTGCTCGTTCTCAAATAGCCCAAGAA
The sequence above is drawn from the Candidatus Atribacteria bacterium ADurb.Bin276 genome and encodes:
- the pyrE gene encoding Orotate phosphoribosyltransferase yields the protein MREQEILQLFREAGAFMEGHFLLTSGLHSPFYIEKFKLLQRPKYVELLAGELIERFSGASPDVVVGPAIGGIILAYEVARQLGIRMAFTERENGKMKFRRDFVLEKNNSVLVVEDVVTTGSSAQEVIDVVEETGAKIIGVGILVDRSGGKIQFKYPFHPLLQMEVMTYSPDECPLCQEHIELQKRGSRNLSANP
- the pyrK_2 gene encoding Dihydroorotate dehydrogenase B (NAD(+)), electron transfer subunit, whose protein sequence is MKKAKIVKKKFLGTSFVELWLEENDIARLACPGQFVMISAGSTYDPFLKRPLGILSCQENYFGLLFDIVGRGTKILSQLEIGDQVDLLGPLGNGFSLNPKEALLIGGGRGLVPLYFLAQIFTSKKIPFQFFFGIRNQEEKVLIDYLSELSIPMVLSCQEQLSNYYCGTVLDAFEDWLHHHSQSKPAQKIYACGPQGMFQALSKMEDIIPNQIEVSLESRMGCGYGVCLSCAVKKKGLPGYFHVCKDGPVFRLGEIEL
- the pyrC gene encoding Dihydroorotase; its protein translation is MNKVLIKNGTLILPQSNRTIEADVLIDDGVIVQIEPGINDGKAERINASGYLVGPGFINLHVHFREPGEEKKEDLFSGSRAAVKGGFTSVLCMPNTRPPIDSPLLISYLLSRAREVGLVNVFSAATISLGLEGKAMTDLGLLMNAGAKVLSDDGKCVKDSRLLYLLMTYSRYFHLPIILHEEDIDIAGEGQVNEGSMAVKMGYRSLPKVAEDSMIARDLVLAHSTGATVHFTHLSTALSVKLIEWFQNQGAKVTADVTPHHLLLDDQSIIQYGSRAKVKPPLRDQTDIVALKEGIQRGVIGILASDHAPHTNEDKEGDFNEAAFGISNLEITVPLYVKALIDDQSISWLDFWKLLSFNPAQFLGLTKKGSLEIGMDADIAIIDPETHHEVKVNEFVSKGKNCPFDGWQLKGWPVTTIVNGKILMRHSKLEA
- a CDS encoding orotidine 5'-phosphate decarboxylase — encoded protein: MNFADRISRCIQEFGPLVVGLDPHIEYLPRFILEQEFKEKGKTWEALARAVTLTNQKILDALHDAVGMIKIQMAFYEMLGIPGMLALKSTIEYAQNLGYIVILDGKRNDISSTALAYAQGYLSSVSFPGGQLESFWKVDALTINPYLGEDGLIPFIGEADKADRGIFVLCRTSNKSAPTLQDVDGPDKVYIKVAKMVETLGEKMIGESGFSSIGIVVGATYPDDLKYLRTNFPSLLFLIPGVGTQKGDIKSLANAFRDDGLGAIINVSRNVIFAYREDLNNVSGEGFEKKAREKAVYYQERFWEFIR
- the argE gene encoding Acetylornithine deacetylase; translation: MPVLKTLLDNEFDLFEPIHLAQNLVRISSVSRTRGESDLARYIANYLIDHQIRVEWQEVEEGRANIIAEIDGGRGEGPCLLLNGHLDTVPVGTGWTMPPLGGQVIDNYLYGRGSCDMKGSLAAMMYTAKIVSLFTPNLFGKLKLVFVVDEEQDNLGIKKWIEIWQKNWEPIDFAVVGEPTGLNISLGHRGVAAFRVTIKGKSCHAGIAHRGINAIYIASEILQFIKEKQNEFDQYEDEDIGKPALSVGKIQGGTSPNVVPDLCYFEVDVRTVPGLSLHDIESLICDSVKKVFEIHDLPPTFEIEQSIPHLPPVKIPRDVPGIDILSRSISDIPGEMPIFAPFPASCEAAFLDQVDIPTVIFGPGRIEEAHTANEFVSITQIVAASRIYSLLALRFLGGE
- the pyrD gene encoding Dihydroorotate dehydrogenase B (NAD(+)), catalytic subunit, with the protein product MNLQVHLGNLTLSNPVILASGTAGYGREIAPYLDLDRIGALTLKGISSTPWVGNPPPRIHETYAGIMNSIGLENKGFDRFLREDLPFLENFQTRIIANIWGKTIEEYSDIAKKMNGLERIDAIEVNVSCPNIEQSGESFSCNSQILCQLIQNLRQKIQKPLIFKLGPNTDDLDNVLLFMEKEGVDILSITNTYPALAVDVENQSFIFSRKTAGLSGPAIKPLALKLVYDVIQKTRLPIIGMGGIMKAEDALEYLLIGAQAVALGSVNLVDPSAAVQIIDGIEAYLIQKNIFDINDLIGKVREVWR
- the pyrB gene encoding Aspartate carbamoyltransferase, yielding MKWKHKHLLGIDQLSGEEIRFLLEKGNQYREWLEQSPKKLTRLSGYYLINLFFEASTRTRVSFEMAGKLLGMEVVNFTNELSSLNKGESFRDTVRTLARMKVDALVIRHRSSGIPLYISQFLPFHIINAGDGMREHPTQALLDLLTMKRDGIDFTRNTVAIIGDILHSRVARSLSIGLKKLGSQVIFSGPPTLIPKGIEVLEGQVVYPVEEAIRQADVVYLLRIQKERQEAGFFPSAKEYASFFGLKEKPKGPDGRWKKIMHPGPVNRGLEIDSSLVEKENSLIEEQVSCGLAIRMAVLETLILGGQTDE